In Desulfobacter hydrogenophilus, the genomic stretch ATTTCGATGCCATCCAGATTATGAAGGATTACGACCCTGATTTGCCAAAAGTAAAGTGTCGAGGCAGCGAATTAAAACAGGTGTTTTTCAATATTCTGTCAAACGGGGCCTATGCCATGGCCGGGCACACGGATAGCCCGTGTCCGACTTTTTTTATGCGAACATATGGTAAAGAAGGTCAGGTTTGCGTTGAGATTATAGATAATGGTCCGGGGATGCCCGAAAATATCCGCAGGCGCGTATTTGAACCGTTTTTTTCCACCAGGTCTGACAAAGAGGATGCCGGACTTGGACTGTCGGTCTCCTATTTTATTATAACGGAAAATTATAACGGCACAATTGAAGTGGAATCAGCCCCTGGTGAGGGAACCTGTTTCAGAATTTTTCTACCCATTTAACAGCGCCACTCCTCAGCAGGGAGACAAAGGGGTTTGGCTTGAACCAATCCGGAACCGGGTACGGTTATGACACTTTTTGATGGGTTTTTTTTGCGTGCAATTGCCTTGCGGCACCGGAATTCGTTTGTGATCCGGTGCCGAAAAGCAGTTTTCGTTATTGCGTTCGTCTGGAAATAAGAATTTTTATCCAATGAGTGTCCGAGGAAGTGCGCGACTCACCATTGTATAAAGACGCTATTTATAGACAGGCCCTTTAAAGATTTGAAATTTCATCTTTATCTACAACTTTAATACCCTGTTCAGCCAAAATAATTTTTGCCTTTTCAAGATCATCAAAGCGGAAAATCATGATGGCGTTTTTGCACTGGGGGTTGGCAAATGCATACATGTACTCCACGTTGACACCTTGTTCACTCAAGGGATCCAACACCTGGTTCAGGCCACCGGGTTCATCATTCACTTCCACAGCCAGAACACGGGTTTTGCCCACGGTAAATCCCTGCTCCCGTAAGGCTGTGGTGGCTTTTTCATTTTCATTGACAATCAGTCGCAGTACACCAAAATCCGTGGTGTCTGCCAGGGAAAGTGCTCGTATATTCACCCCGGCATCCCTTAAAATGGCAGTGACTTCAGCAAGACGCCCTTCTTTATTTTCTATGAATATGGATATCTGTTCAGCCATAATAGTCTCCTTGGTTAAAATTGGCGGTTATCTATAACCCTGACAGCCTTACCCTGGCTTCTTTCTATGGTTTTGGGCTCCACAAGGGCCACCTTGGCAGATACGCCCAAGTGCTCCTTGATATTATGCGAAATTTTACCTTCCATGGCCTGCAGTCCCTTGATGTCATCGCTGAAGGAGGCTTCGTCAATCTCTACCTTGACCGTCAGGATATCCAGGTTGTCCACCCGGTCAACCAGCAGTTGATAATGGGGGGCGACTTCCCGGCTTTCCATGAGAACGCTTTCTATCTGGGAGGGAAATACATTGACGCCTCGGATGATAAGCATATCGTCCGTACGGCCTGTGGGTTTGTTCATCCGCATATGGGTTCTGCCGCAGGTGCAGGGCACAGGATTCAAGGATGTGACGTCTTTGGTGCGGTAACGGATGACCGGGAAAGCTTCCTTGGTAATGGTTGTGAACACGAGTTCACCGGAATCTCCGGGGGGAACGGGTTCCAGAGTATCCGGATCAACGATCTCTACAATGAAATGATCTTCGGCAATATGAAGGCCTTTTTGTTCCTCAACACACTCCACAGATACGCCAGGTCCCATGACTTCGGACAGACCGTAAATATCCACGGCCTTGAGATTGAGTTTGGCTTCCAGTTCCGTGCGCATTCTTTCTGTCCAGGGCTCTGCACCAAAAATACCCGATTTAAAAGATAAATCTTTGAAATTTACGCCCATTTCATCTGCCACTTCAGCCAGATGGAGGATATAAGATGGCGTGCCACATAGAATTGTGGGCTTGAAATCCTGCATAATGGTGATCTGACGTTTGGTATTACCACCGGAAACCGGAATGACTGATGCGCCTAACCGTTCAGCACCATAGTGGGCCCCAAGGCCGCCGGTAAAAAGACCATACCCCCAGGCATTGTGAATGATATCTCCCGCGGTGGCACCGGCCGCCGCCATGCTTCTGGCCATCAAATCAGCCCAGGTGCTGATATCCCGCTTGGTGTAGCCGACCACCGTAGGTTTACCCGTGGTGCCCGAGGATGCATGGATGCGGATCACCTGCTCCATGGGAACCGCAAACATACGGTAGGGGTAGTTGTCACGAAGGTCCTGTTTCGTGGTAAAAGGCAAACGCCTTAAGTCATCCAGGCTTTTTATGTCAGAGGGTTTGACCCCGGCCTTGTCATAGGTTTCCTTATAAAAAGGAATCGTGGCATAGATTCGTTCAATGGTGGTTTGAAGACGGCGAAGCTGAATCGCTTCCAGGCCCTCCCTGGGCATGGTCTCATAGTCAATGTCGTATATGGGCATGTTTTATCTCCCTGGTTAAATATTACCTTTAAATTCAGGCTTTCTTTTTTCTAAAAATGCTGATGTGCCTTCTTTTGCATCCGGGCTTGCAAAGGTTATGGCAAAGGCATCGTTCTCAATCAGACATCCGGTTTCAAGGTCACAACATAGTCCGGCTTGGATGACCTCTTTGGCCGCTCTCAAGGAAACGGATCCTTTGGCGGCAATGCGCCGGGCTGTTTTGTTGACCTCATCCATAAGGGATTCAAGGGGGCACACCTTGTTGACCATACCATATTCCAGGGCTTTGTCAGCAGTAATATTGCTTCCGGTGAAAATCATCTCCTTGGCCCTGTTTTTTCCCACAACCCTGGAGAGGCGCTGGGTGCCGCCAAAACCGGGAATCAGGCCCAGGTTGATTTCGGGTTGTCCAAATACCGCATTTTCCGATGCATAGATAAAATCACAGGCCAGGGCAACTTCACTGCCGCCACCCAGGGCAAAACCGTTTACGGCAGCAATGGCCGGGAAGGGAAGGGCCTCAATCTTGGAGAATACTTTCTGGCCTTTGCGGGAGAAGTATTTTGCTGCCAACGCGTCCATTTGGGTCAGTTCTGAGATATCTGCACCTGCCACAAAGGACTTGTCTCCGGTGCCTGTTAAAATGAGTACCCGGATTTCATCATTGGCCAGAACCTGATCCAATGCAACATCCAACTCATCAAGCAGTGCTTTGTTCAGGGCATTCAGAGCTTTGGGCCGATTAAAAGAGATCATGGCAACGGCGCTGTCCATCTCAAGAATAATGTTTTCAAATGACATAAATTCAACCTTTTATTTTATTTTCATATTTTGTCATGGGTTGCGCCTGGGTGTCGATGGACCAGGTCAGCCTATGGCAGTTATTGGGTTTGCAGCCTTTTGTATTTGCCGGGGGGCTTGTCCACCGGCGCCTGGGGGCGTTTTGTCCGCCCAGGTTATATGTGCTGGGGATTTGTGGCATTGATATATTTTTCTATCCCGTCGGCAATGGCGTTGCAGATGTCATTGCGGTAGGAACTGGTTGTCAGGCGTTTACATTCGGTTTTGTTGGAAAGAAAGGAGGACTCAATAAGAATTGCAGGCATCCGTGCCCCAAGCAGTACATAGAACGGGGCCTGTTTGACTCCCAGATCACGGATTTTAGTGTACTTTTTTTTCATGCCTATGATCATGGCTTTATGAACGTCATTGGCAAGACGTGTGGATTCTTCTATCTTGGCATGTTTCATCAGATCATTAAGAATATAGGCCAGATCCGAGATGTTTTTTCTAGATGTGGCATTTTCCCTGGCAGCCACGGCAATGGCCTGTTCATCCGTGGCAAGGTTCAGAATATAGGTTTCAATGCCGGACAATTTTTTACTTTTTGCGGCATTGCAGTGCATGGAGATAAACAGGTCAGCCCGTTTGGTATTGGCAATGGCGGTGCGCTCCTCCAGGGTTAGTTTCCGGTCTGTGGTCCGGGTAAGCAAAACTTCACAGTTCAGACGGTTGCGCAGTTTCTCTGCAAGGGTTGTTGCCAGTTTGAGTACAATATCCTTTTCCCATACCCCTTTGATATATCCAGGTGCGCCGGGATCTTTGCCGCCGTGGCCGGGGTCTATGACGATTTTTCTGACACCCAAAGCCAGCTGACGGGCAATGTCCGACGATTTCAAATTGTCCGTGGTGATGCGGTCCGGCTTTTCATCAGAACGCTTTGTTCCGGGTGTGTTTTCACCGGCAACTTGGTCCATGGGCACAGTGCCGTTCTTGCCCCACAGGTCAATGACAATACGGAAAGGGTCTTTCAAGGAAAATATTTTATAATTATCAAAATCTTTTATATCCACCACCACCCTGACGGTGTGTGGGGTAAATTGGCCGGCCCGGGCCTGCTTTAATAGATCATCGTTGATGGGGGTGTGGTCCGGTACATTGCGGCC encodes the following:
- a CDS encoding ACT domain-containing protein; the protein is MAEQISIFIENKEGRLAEVTAILRDAGVNIRALSLADTTDFGVLRLIVNENEKATTALREQGFTVGKTRVLAVEVNDEPGGLNQVLDPLSEQGVNVEYMYAFANPQCKNAIMIFRFDDLEKAKIILAEQGIKVVDKDEISNL
- a CDS encoding phenylacetate--CoA ligase family protein yields the protein MPIYDIDYETMPREGLEAIQLRRLQTTIERIYATIPFYKETYDKAGVKPSDIKSLDDLRRLPFTTKQDLRDNYPYRMFAVPMEQVIRIHASSGTTGKPTVVGYTKRDISTWADLMARSMAAAGATAGDIIHNAWGYGLFTGGLGAHYGAERLGASVIPVSGGNTKRQITIMQDFKPTILCGTPSYILHLAEVADEMGVNFKDLSFKSGIFGAEPWTERMRTELEAKLNLKAVDIYGLSEVMGPGVSVECVEEQKGLHIAEDHFIVEIVDPDTLEPVPPGDSGELVFTTITKEAFPVIRYRTKDVTSLNPVPCTCGRTHMRMNKPTGRTDDMLIIRGVNVFPSQIESVLMESREVAPHYQLLVDRVDNLDILTVKVEIDEASFSDDIKGLQAMEGKISHNIKEHLGVSAKVALVEPKTIERSQGKAVRVIDNRQF
- a CDS encoding enoyl-CoA hydratase-related protein; this encodes MSFENIILEMDSAVAMISFNRPKALNALNKALLDELDVALDQVLANDEIRVLILTGTGDKSFVAGADISELTQMDALAAKYFSRKGQKVFSKIEALPFPAIAAVNGFALGGGSEVALACDFIYASENAVFGQPEINLGLIPGFGGTQRLSRVVGKNRAKEMIFTGSNITADKALEYGMVNKVCPLESLMDEVNKTARRIAAKGSVSLRAAKEVIQAGLCCDLETGCLIENDAFAITFASPDAKEGTSAFLEKRKPEFKGNI
- a CDS encoding N-acetylmuramoyl-L-alanine amidase — its product is MNPGVKRIFTVFIPILICFFLFTWSTETALADAAKKRYLSADTCLKKLKRSTVDINKVSAWLTCIEKYKSIHRDFTGNSWAPAGLYKAAELYFQLAKRSGDPNWNRQADDLIARINRSYPQSAYTARAKTLAAVNASRPRRNNSSVKIKRSQKELTRNDDAIAAYHRQKLVQAEAADTGEYHQPSDIVSDIIEKNTQDPAYCAPATTKPNDTALPPPKGDTTITDLRFWSNPEYTRVVINADREREYAHKLLKKDPALNVPFQRLYVDIDQARLGRNVPDHTPINDDLLKQARAGQFTPHTVRVVVDIKDFDNYKIFSLKDPFRIVIDLWGKNGTVPMDQVAGENTPGTKRSDEKPDRITTDNLKSSDIARQLALGVRKIVIDPGHGGKDPGAPGYIKGVWEKDIVLKLATTLAEKLRNRLNCEVLLTRTTDRKLTLEERTAIANTKRADLFISMHCNAAKSKKLSGIETYILNLATDEQAIAVAARENATSRKNISDLAYILNDLMKHAKIEESTRLANDVHKAMIIGMKKKYTKIRDLGVKQAPFYVLLGARMPAILIESSFLSNKTECKRLTTSSYRNDICNAIADGIEKYINATNPQHI